Proteins from a genomic interval of Oharaeibacter diazotrophicus:
- a CDS encoding quinone-dependent dihydroorotate dehydrogenase, with amino-acid sequence MSLDAIGAALLRRLDPETAHGLAIRGLSAGLVRARRLPPDPRLAARLGDLVLPNPLGMAAGFDKNAVAPDGLLALGFGFVEVGTLTPRPQPGNPRPRIFRLPEAGAVINRLGFNNDGHAAALARLEARRGRGGVVGVNVGANKDSTDRPADYVAGIRAFAAVASYFTVNVSSPNTPGLRDLQARDALDELLARALAARDDMVAAVGRRVPVLLKIAPDLTEAGLDDVADVSLARGVDGLIVSNTTLSRVGVSGPVAGEAGGLSGRPLFERSTVVLAKMRRRVGRALPIVGVGGIADGADAVAKIRAGADLVQGYTGFIYAGPAYAADVLAGLSAALDRDGLPSPAALRDLDLDRWADRPIPA; translated from the coding sequence GTGAGCCTCGACGCCATCGGCGCCGCGCTCCTGCGCCGGCTCGACCCGGAGACCGCCCACGGCCTCGCCATCCGCGGCCTCTCCGCCGGCCTCGTCCGCGCCCGCCGCCTGCCGCCGGACCCGCGGCTCGCCGCCCGCCTCGGCGACCTCGTGCTGCCGAACCCGCTCGGCATGGCCGCCGGCTTCGACAAGAACGCGGTGGCGCCCGACGGGTTGCTCGCCCTCGGCTTCGGCTTCGTCGAGGTCGGCACGCTGACGCCGCGCCCGCAGCCGGGCAACCCGCGCCCGCGCATCTTCCGGCTGCCGGAGGCCGGCGCCGTGATCAACCGGCTCGGCTTCAACAACGACGGCCACGCCGCCGCGCTCGCCCGCCTCGAGGCCCGTCGCGGCCGCGGCGGCGTCGTCGGCGTCAACGTCGGCGCCAACAAGGACAGCACGGACCGCCCGGCCGACTACGTCGCCGGCATCCGCGCCTTCGCCGCGGTGGCCTCCTATTTCACCGTCAACGTGTCGTCGCCGAACACGCCGGGTCTGCGCGACCTGCAGGCCCGCGACGCCCTCGACGAACTGCTCGCCCGCGCGCTCGCCGCCCGCGACGACATGGTCGCGGCGGTGGGACGCCGGGTGCCGGTGCTGCTCAAGATCGCTCCCGACCTGACCGAGGCCGGCCTCGACGACGTCGCCGACGTGTCGCTCGCGCGCGGCGTCGACGGGCTGATCGTCTCCAACACCACGCTGTCGCGGGTCGGGGTTTCCGGCCCGGTCGCGGGCGAGGCCGGCGGCCTCTCGGGCCGGCCGCTGTTCGAGCGCTCGACCGTGGTGCTCGCCAAGATGCGCCGGCGCGTCGGCCGGGCGCTGCCGATCGTCGGCGTCGGCGGGATCGCCGACGGCGCGGACGCGGTGGCGAAGATCCGTGCCGGCGCCGACCTCGTCCAGGGCTACACCGGCTTCATCTATGCCGGGCCGGCCTACGCGGCCGACGTGCTCGCCGGCCTCTCCGCCGCGCTCGACCGCGACGGCCTGCCGTCGCCG
- a CDS encoding class I SAM-dependent DNA methyltransferase, translating to MTARSSGDLVADRRYEWARGYAAAGDHAAAADLYAQALEAAPDWLPALVGLGEARAAAGEADAAAAAFRRALALDPADVHGAGLKLAALGAAAAPAAPPAAYVRGLFDGYADRFDRALVEDLGYRTPWRLGALLAAVRPDARFARVLDLGCGTGLTGAVLRPAADRLEGVDLSPAMVAKARDKGDYDALAVGDVVDHLAAAERSFDLVVAADVFVYLGALDPVFAAVAARTLPGALFAFSVEAAEDPDTAFLLRDSLRYAHGGRAVAAGLAAAGFRVAAAEDGPLRLDRGVPVEGRIVVAERV from the coding sequence GTGACCGCGCGCTCGTCCGGCGACCTCGTCGCCGACCGCCGCTACGAATGGGCGCGCGGCTACGCCGCCGCGGGCGACCACGCCGCCGCCGCCGACCTCTACGCCCAGGCGCTCGAGGCGGCCCCGGACTGGCTGCCCGCCCTGGTCGGCCTCGGCGAGGCCCGCGCCGCCGCCGGCGAGGCGGATGCCGCCGCGGCGGCGTTTCGGCGCGCGCTCGCGCTCGACCCCGCCGACGTCCACGGCGCCGGCCTGAAGCTCGCCGCCCTCGGCGCCGCCGCCGCGCCCGCCGCCCCGCCCGCGGCCTACGTCCGCGGCCTGTTCGACGGCTACGCCGACCGCTTCGACCGCGCCCTCGTCGAGGACCTCGGCTACCGCACGCCATGGCGGCTCGGCGCCCTCCTCGCCGCCGTCCGGCCGGACGCGCGGTTCGCGCGCGTGCTCGACCTCGGCTGCGGCACCGGCCTGACGGGCGCCGTGCTGCGGCCGGCCGCCGACCGGCTCGAGGGCGTCGACCTCTCGCCGGCCATGGTCGCCAAGGCGCGCGACAAGGGCGACTACGACGCCCTCGCGGTCGGCGACGTCGTCGACCATCTCGCCGCCGCGGAGCGGAGCTTCGACCTCGTCGTCGCCGCGGACGTCTTCGTCTACCTCGGCGCGCTCGATCCGGTATTCGCGGCGGTGGCCGCGCGCACCCTGCCCGGTGCCCTGTTCGCCTTCTCGGTCGAGGCGGCGGAGGACCCGGACACCGCCTTCCTGCTGCGCGATTCGCTGCGCTACGCCCACGGCGGCCGCGCCGTCGCGGCCGGTCTCGCCGCCGCGGGGTTCCGCGTCGCAGCCGCCGAGGACGGTCCCCTCCGGCTCGACCGCGGCGTCCCGGTCGAGGGGCGGATCGTCGTCGCCGAACGGGTCTGA
- a CDS encoding tellurite resistance TerB family protein, protein MADSLSVHEALIWVMVTTSASDHAMSARELDLIGGIVAGLPAFEGFSGPVGPIADACVAHLADTDGLDAILDRVAAALTPALRETAYALAVEVAAIDGMARQNELAFLEMIADRFDLQKLTVGAIEFSARVRYRRAS, encoded by the coding sequence ATGGCCGACAGTCTTTCCGTCCACGAAGCCCTGATCTGGGTGATGGTCACCACCTCGGCCTCCGACCACGCCATGTCGGCGCGCGAACTCGACCTGATCGGCGGCATCGTCGCCGGCCTGCCGGCCTTCGAGGGCTTTTCCGGTCCGGTCGGTCCGATCGCCGACGCCTGCGTCGCCCACCTCGCCGACACCGACGGGCTCGACGCCATCCTCGACCGCGTCGCCGCGGCGCTGACGCCGGCGCTGCGCGAGACCGCCTACGCCCTCGCCGTCGAGGTCGCGGCGATCGACGGCATGGCGCGGCAGAACGAACTCGCCTTCCTCGAGATGATCGCCGACCGCTTCGACCTTCAGAAGCTCACCGTCGGCGCCATCGAGTTCTCCGCCCGCGTGCGCTACCGCCGCGCGTCGTGA
- a CDS encoding thermonuclease family protein, whose product MRRGRRKLSFAARWAMPLLVGPAIVGGAMAWMYAAAPPPGSGNWAADAALRLPKGAATAPAAAPGAPGRVVDLGNVPPPGERPAAEPSGMDGPLRPSADEGVRPEKPETVFARVIVVDGGSFRAVRDKKPLVVRVAGVAPVPFTQTCTGTDGQLWKCGAKARAELARLIGGRSVACVDVVELEPDRVIATCRVGTRDIAGWLVEQGWADPSDPADPVLGPAAERARAAGKGRYGSAPVGVIAG is encoded by the coding sequence ATGAGGCGGGGCCGGCGCAAGCTGTCCTTCGCGGCGCGTTGGGCGATGCCGCTGCTGGTCGGTCCCGCGATCGTCGGCGGGGCGATGGCGTGGATGTACGCCGCCGCGCCGCCACCGGGGTCGGGCAACTGGGCCGCCGACGCCGCACTGCGGCTGCCGAAGGGCGCCGCGACGGCCCCGGCCGCCGCGCCCGGCGCCCCCGGCCGCGTCGTCGACCTCGGCAACGTGCCGCCGCCGGGCGAGCGACCGGCCGCCGAACCCTCCGGGATGGACGGCCCGCTGCGGCCGAGCGCCGACGAGGGCGTCCGGCCGGAAAAGCCCGAGACGGTGTTCGCCCGCGTCATCGTCGTCGACGGCGGCAGCTTCCGCGCCGTCCGCGACAAGAAGCCCCTGGTCGTGCGCGTCGCCGGCGTCGCGCCGGTGCCGTTCACGCAGACCTGCACCGGCACCGACGGCCAGCTGTGGAAATGCGGCGCCAAGGCCCGCGCCGAACTGGCGCGGCTGATCGGCGGCCGCTCGGTCGCCTGCGTCGACGTCGTCGAACTCGAGCCGGACCGGGTGATCGCGACCTGCCGGGTCGGCACCCGGGATATCGCCGGCTGGCTGGTCGAGCAGGGCTGGGCCGATCCGTCCGATCCCGCCGATCCGGTGCTCGGCCCCGCCGCCGAGCGCGCCCGCGCGGCCGGCAAGGGCCGCTACGGCTCCGCGCCGGTCGGGGTGATCGCGGGCTGA
- a CDS encoding DUF952 domain-containing protein, whose translation MQDRVVYKIAPRALWAEAEHTGIFRGSPVDHADGFIHFSSTTQVVETANRHYAGLDDLLLVAVDTARLGDGLRWEPSRGGALFPHLYGDLPLDAVLSVRPLPLGADGRHAFPPLEDPA comes from the coding sequence ATGCAGGACCGCGTCGTCTACAAGATCGCCCCCCGCGCCCTGTGGGCGGAGGCCGAGCACACCGGGATCTTCCGCGGATCGCCCGTCGACCACGCCGACGGCTTCATCCACTTCTCTTCTACTACCCAAGTCGTCGAGACCGCAAACCGACACTACGCCGGGCTCGACGACCTGCTGCTGGTCGCGGTCGACACCGCCCGGCTCGGCGACGGCCTGCGCTGGGAGCCCTCGCGCGGCGGCGCGCTGTTCCCCCATCTCTACGGCGACCTGCCGCTCGACGCCGTGCTCTCGGTGCGCCCGCTGCCGCTCGGCGCCGACGGCCGCCACGCCTTCCCGCCGCTGGAGGATCCGGCGTGA
- a CDS encoding helix-turn-helix domain-containing protein: MLSHSGIWDVIDRLAERHGLTASGLARRAGLDATAFNPSKRIGGDGRPRWPSTESLAKVMEATGTSVADLARLVADEPLGALEVKGAAPAGFAPAGFAEDGVQPPLADVADAHVVTVAGPPLAPLYRPGDRLVVSASAPIGRGNRVLYTDETGATAVAEVEAWGDTVALRGPDGATRRLPRSAVVFAARILWVSQ; encoded by the coding sequence ATGCTGTCGCACAGCGGGATCTGGGACGTGATCGACCGCCTGGCCGAGCGCCACGGCCTGACCGCCTCGGGACTGGCGCGGCGGGCCGGGCTCGACGCCACCGCCTTCAACCCCTCGAAGCGCATCGGCGGCGACGGCCGGCCGCGCTGGCCCTCGACCGAATCGCTCGCCAAGGTGATGGAGGCGACCGGCACCAGCGTCGCCGACCTCGCCCGCCTCGTCGCCGACGAGCCGCTCGGCGCGCTCGAGGTCAAGGGCGCCGCCCCCGCCGGATTCGCCCCGGCCGGCTTCGCGGAGGACGGCGTGCAGCCGCCGCTCGCCGACGTCGCCGACGCCCACGTGGTCACCGTCGCCGGGCCGCCGCTCGCCCCGCTCTACCGGCCGGGCGACCGGCTGGTGGTGTCGGCCTCGGCGCCGATCGGGCGCGGCAACCGCGTGCTCTACACCGACGAGACCGGCGCCACCGCCGTCGCCGAGGTCGAGGCCTGGGGCGACACCGTGGCGCTGCGCGGCCCCGACGGGGCGACGCGCCGGCTGCCGCGGTCGGCGGTCGTGTTCGCCGCGCGCATCCTCTGGGTCAGTCAATGA